One window of the Mycoplasmopsis anatis genome contains the following:
- a CDS encoding type I restriction endonuclease subunit R: MSNPIDNKVKKLATIAELNTGIILAQYKPVGNESQSYQSEEALENYLIKALKSQGYQYLENLKEPEQLLDNLKLQIEKLNKVEFNSNEWKRFSEEVFTNPKHTLIDKTRQIQEDHIVTFTFDDERKVNIKLIDKNNLANNTLQVINQFKQYGIHLNIYDVTILVNGLPLVHIELKSRGRPISEAFYQINRYSKESFNSTNSLYKYVQIFVISNGTITKYFSNNYSDGRNSMDFACEWADSKNSVIPDLVDFTRTFFEKKVLLEIITKYCIFTSQNKLLVMRPYQIAATERILWKIKSSFENKRYGSVEGGGFIWHTTGSGKTLTSFKTANLARNLDFIDKVFFVVDRKDLDYQTVNEYKKFDKDSVESIRDTVALKKSIESTDKKIIVTTIQKLNHFINKNSNHPIFNKHCVLIYDECHRSQFGEIQKTITKKFKKYYQFGFTGTPIFPENALGNEITSTVFGQLLHSYVITDAIRDGKVLKFKVDYCNVSTTYKDSETEKNEEKLKLLEKEVLGNLERITKISEHILKVYNEKTHRGVTYTYKNRKLTGFNAMLAVENIETAKKYYAILNNLQKNKSPNEKLRIATIFSFSSNEKQDAIGELSDEELDEPTKFLDNSSREFLEKVISDYNVMFSNEKLNFSTDSKGFQNYYSDLSKRVRNKEIDLLIVVGMFLTGFDAPSLNTLFVDKNLRYHGLIQAFSRTNRIFNEVKSFGNIVCFRDLQKATEDAVMTFGDKNSLNVMLEKSYEQYMKGFKDELTSKNVVGYEEVCNKLKTQFSEPTKIESEKEKIEFVKTFGEFLRLENILRNFDDFHNSEAIISEREKQDFKSVYLDIRESFIKERDYKQKEKISGDIPYLEFHLELLKTDEINLDYIFNLIIEKSKDHEDITTLKEEIRRYIKSSAGYRAKEELIIEFLDTQNLLSLRGKQSILTEFYEFASKKREQKIQNLIVEENLNNKNEEALNFIVQSIEKGQVSPNGIQLNNILPKLSRMNNDKQKKKEKVIDRLKRLIDEFFGL, translated from the coding sequence ATGTCTAATCCTATTGATAATAAAGTTAAAAAACTAGCTACAATCGCAGAGTTAAATACTGGGATTATTTTAGCACAGTATAAACCCGTTGGTAATGAGAGTCAAAGTTACCAAAGTGAGGAAGCACTTGAAAACTATTTAATTAAAGCACTCAAGAGCCAAGGTTATCAATACTTAGAAAATCTTAAGGAACCAGAGCAACTTCTTGACAACCTCAAACTTCAAATTGAGAAATTAAACAAAGTAGAATTTAACTCAAACGAATGAAAAAGATTTAGTGAGGAAGTTTTTACAAATCCTAAGCATACACTAATTGACAAAACTAGACAAATTCAAGAAGATCACATTGTAACCTTTACTTTTGATGATGAAAGAAAAGTTAATATTAAATTAATTGATAAAAATAACTTAGCAAACAACACCTTACAAGTTATCAATCAATTTAAACAGTATGGTATACATCTTAATATATACGATGTCACAATATTAGTTAATGGTTTACCACTTGTTCATATTGAATTAAAATCAAGAGGAAGACCTATTTCAGAAGCTTTCTATCAAATAAATAGATATAGTAAAGAAAGTTTTAATTCAACAAACTCATTGTATAAATATGTACAAATTTTTGTTATATCAAATGGAACTATCACAAAGTACTTTTCTAACAACTATAGCGATGGTAGAAACAGTATGGATTTTGCTTGTGAATGAGCAGATTCAAAAAATAGTGTTATTCCTGATTTAGTCGATTTCACAAGAACATTCTTTGAGAAAAAAGTTTTACTTGAAATTATTACTAAATATTGCATTTTTACTTCCCAAAATAAGTTATTAGTAATGCGACCATACCAAATTGCAGCAACTGAACGAATATTATGAAAAATAAAATCAAGTTTTGAAAATAAGAGATATGGTAGTGTTGAAGGTGGTGGATTTATTTGGCATACCACTGGTTCAGGTAAAACCTTAACTTCATTTAAAACAGCTAATTTAGCTAGAAATTTAGATTTTATTGATAAAGTATTTTTTGTTGTAGACAGAAAAGATCTAGATTATCAAACTGTAAATGAATATAAAAAATTTGATAAGGATAGTGTTGAATCTATTCGTGATACAGTTGCACTTAAAAAATCTATTGAATCAACAGATAAGAAAATTATTGTTACTACAATTCAAAAACTCAATCATTTTATTAATAAAAATTCCAATCACCCAATTTTTAACAAACATTGTGTATTGATTTATGATGAATGTCACCGTTCACAATTTGGTGAGATACAAAAAACTATTACCAAGAAATTTAAAAAGTATTACCAATTTGGTTTTACAGGTACACCAATATTCCCTGAAAACGCTTTAGGTAATGAAATAACTAGTACTGTTTTTGGTCAATTATTACATTCATACGTAATTACTGATGCGATTCGAGATGGTAAAGTATTAAAATTTAAGGTAGATTATTGTAATGTTTCAACCACATATAAAGATAGTGAAACTGAAAAAAATGAAGAAAAGTTAAAATTACTCGAAAAAGAAGTTTTAGGTAATTTAGAAAGAATTACTAAGATTAGTGAACACATTCTAAAAGTTTATAATGAAAAAACTCACCGTGGAGTTACTTACACATATAAAAACAGGAAGCTAACTGGATTCAATGCTATGTTAGCGGTTGAAAACATTGAAACAGCTAAGAAATATTATGCTATATTGAACAATTTACAAAAAAATAAATCACCGAATGAAAAACTTAGAATAGCAACGATCTTTAGTTTTTCATCAAATGAGAAACAAGATGCTATTGGTGAGTTATCTGACGAGGAGTTAGATGAACCAACAAAATTTCTAGATAATTCTTCTAGAGAATTTTTAGAAAAAGTTATTAGTGACTATAATGTAATGTTCTCTAATGAAAAACTAAACTTCTCTACTGATTCTAAAGGTTTTCAAAATTATTATTCTGATCTCTCTAAAAGAGTTAGAAATAAAGAAATTGATTTATTAATTGTTGTTGGTATGTTTTTAACAGGTTTTGATGCTCCAAGTTTAAATACGCTTTTTGTTGATAAAAACTTAAGATATCATGGATTAATTCAAGCTTTTTCAAGAACTAATCGTATATTTAATGAAGTTAAAAGTTTTGGTAACATTGTTTGTTTTAGAGATCTTCAAAAAGCTACTGAAGATGCTGTTATGACCTTTGGAGATAAAAATAGCCTTAATGTTATGCTTGAAAAAAGTTATGAGCAATATATGAAAGGTTTCAAAGATGAACTTACCAGTAAAAATGTAGTTGGTTATGAAGAGGTGTGCAACAAACTTAAAACACAATTTTCTGAACCTACTAAAATTGAGTCTGAAAAAGAAAAAATTGAATTCGTTAAAACATTTGGTGAATTTTTAAGATTAGAGAATATTCTAAGAAACTTCGATGACTTTCATAATAGTGAAGCGATTATTTCTGAACGTGAAAAGCAAGATTTTAAAAGTGTTTACCTTGACATAAGAGAATCTTTTATTAAAGAACGAGACTATAAGCAAAAAGAGAAAATATCTGGTGATATTCCGTATTTAGAGTTTCATCTTGAATTATTGAAAACTGATGAAATTAATTTAGATTATATTTTTAATTTAATTATTGAAAAGTCAAAAGATCATGAAGATATTACAACTCTTAAAGAAGAAATTAGAAGATATATTAAATCAAGTGCTGGTTATAGAGCAAAAGAAGAACTTATAATTGAATTTTTAGATACTCAAAATTTACTATCATTACGTGGAAAGCAAAGTATTTTAACCGAGTTTTATGAGTTTGCATCTAAAAAACGTGAACAAAAAATACAGAACCTTATCGTTGAAGAAAATTTGAACAATAAAAATGAGGAAGCATTAAACTTTATTGTTCAATCAATCGAAAAAGGTCAAGTTTCTCCTAATGGAATTCAACTAAACAACATTTTACCTAAATTATCAAGAATGAATAATGATAAACAAAAGAAAAAAGAAAAGGTAATAGATAGACTAAAGAGATTAATTGATGAATTCTTCGGTTTATAA
- the lepA gene encoding translation elongation factor 4, which translates to MDKSKIKNFSIIAHIDHGKSTLADRILELTNTVAKRDLKEQFLDSMDLEQERGITIKLNAVQLKYKDYIFHLIDTPGHVDFTYEVSRSLAASEGALLIVDASQGIEAQTLANVYLAIENNLEIIPVINKIDLPSANVEEVKREIEEVIGISAENAVLVSAKTGVGVPDVLEAIVKYVPSPKDADDTKPLKALIFDSFFDPYRGVVMLVRIFEGKLSVGDRFKFMSNNEEYHVIELGIKNPVETKKEFLEAGEVGWVSAAIRDAKEVSVGDTITHVDNPTSHALAGYKKMKPVVYTGFYPIDTRDYSELKESLEKISLSDSSITWEQETSKALGFGFRVGFLGMLHMEILQERLDREYNVGIIATSPSVEYNVHLTNGEVEKISNPTLLPDKSIIEFIEEPYIEANIFIPNEYIGNVMELCQSKRGIYKNLEYIDSKRSKVIYEMPLAETIFDFFDRLKSTTKGYASFEYEWIGYRESDLVKVDILLNGDKVDAFSIISHKDNAYASGRELCEKLKEAIPRQNFEIPVQATIGGKIIARETIKAYRKDVTAKLYGGDVTRRQKLLKKQKEGKKRMKSLGSVEVPQEAFLSILKTNIDKK; encoded by the coding sequence ATGGATAAATCAAAAATAAAGAATTTTTCAATAATCGCTCACATTGACCATGGTAAAAGTACCTTGGCAGATAGAATTTTAGAATTAACTAACACTGTTGCAAAAAGAGATTTAAAAGAACAATTTCTTGATTCAATGGATCTTGAACAAGAGCGTGGAATAACTATTAAATTAAATGCGGTCCAACTAAAGTATAAGGACTATATTTTTCATCTAATCGATACACCCGGACATGTTGACTTTACCTATGAAGTTTCTAGATCGCTTGCTGCTAGTGAGGGAGCATTGTTAATTGTTGATGCTTCTCAAGGTATTGAAGCTCAAACATTAGCAAATGTTTATTTAGCAATTGAGAACAATCTTGAAATAATTCCTGTTATTAACAAAATCGATTTACCTTCTGCAAACGTTGAAGAAGTTAAAAGAGAAATTGAAGAAGTGATAGGAATTAGTGCTGAAAATGCTGTTCTAGTTTCTGCTAAAACAGGAGTTGGAGTTCCTGATGTACTTGAAGCAATTGTTAAATATGTTCCATCCCCAAAAGACGCAGATGATACCAAACCACTAAAAGCATTAATTTTCGATAGTTTTTTCGACCCTTATCGTGGTGTGGTTATGTTAGTAAGAATTTTCGAAGGTAAATTAAGTGTTGGAGATAGATTCAAATTTATGTCTAACAATGAAGAATATCACGTAATTGAACTTGGTATTAAAAATCCAGTTGAAACAAAAAAAGAGTTTCTTGAAGCTGGTGAAGTTGGATGAGTTAGTGCTGCAATTCGTGATGCAAAAGAAGTTAGTGTTGGGGATACAATCACACACGTCGATAATCCAACTTCACATGCATTGGCCGGATATAAAAAAATGAAACCAGTTGTATACACTGGATTTTATCCTATCGATACTCGTGATTATTCAGAACTAAAAGAAAGTCTTGAAAAAATTTCACTTTCTGACTCATCAATTACTTGAGAGCAAGAAACATCAAAAGCCCTCGGTTTTGGTTTTAGAGTTGGATTCTTAGGAATGTTACACATGGAAATCCTTCAGGAAAGACTTGATCGCGAATATAATGTTGGTATTATCGCAACAAGTCCTTCAGTTGAATATAACGTTCATTTAACTAACGGTGAAGTTGAAAAAATTTCTAACCCTACACTTTTACCTGATAAATCTATAATTGAATTTATTGAAGAACCATACATTGAAGCAAATATTTTTATTCCTAATGAATATATTGGTAATGTAATGGAATTATGTCAAAGTAAGAGAGGAATTTATAAAAATCTTGAATATATTGACTCAAAAAGATCTAAAGTTATTTATGAAATGCCACTAGCTGAAACTATTTTTGACTTTTTTGATAGGTTAAAAAGCACTACTAAAGGGTATGCTTCATTCGAATATGAATGAATCGGTTATAGAGAAAGCGATTTAGTTAAAGTTGATATTCTTCTTAATGGTGATAAAGTTGATGCATTCTCAATTATTTCTCACAAAGATAACGCTTATGCTTCAGGTAGAGAATTATGTGAAAAGTTAAAAGAGGCTATTCCAAGACAAAATTTTGAAATTCCCGTTCAAGCAACAATTGGTGGAAAAATTATTGCTAGAGAAACAATTAAAGCTTATAGAAAAGATGTTACAGCTAAATTATACGGAGGTGACGTCACACGTCGTCAAAAACTTCTTAAAAAACAAAAAGAAGGAAAAAAACGTATGAAATCTCTTGGTTCTGTTGAAGTTCCGCAAGAGGCATTCCTTTCAATTCTTAAAACTAACATCGACAAGAAATAG
- a CDS encoding DEAD/DEAH box helicase: MLKLNKKDNKMPINTEKYNSLLNNLLDIKSHGDNAIFYHLSKINQDLLKIVKKEHIQTIFNNAEFNIEITSMFNDSQISRINELKNYEEFTKWAEECGYKPSKKIDEDLKKSFKKNLAPVAEKLTNAHNNLIKEWKLNDNKIQEIYTEVGVWPLYIGTFFIGYAKNDQYCYAPLVLKEVNIKINKGKIYLVNRSSDILLNEKMLFAISKMLNKKIDVSDIKLSDMSIKNAVIELRKHLTEFVLDDLIKEEDLLLPFKENDKESLSNKFVSPTVTKGIVLSVCHPQGTKLRSALEKLIYDGKIDNLVESDILTNKESVVEKDIIEKAKLIRVAKTDFSQEKAIQMSLNDSVIIAGPPGTGKSQTIANIIVNILNNDKKALFISQKKSALDVVLKRMGKYSDLVFQFNESNRANKFEKEFFYKPIMRLWREVQDSNENEKLVKSHEKFIFDEELDYFEAKNALGQFTERELDAYFRIKKVDTLNEDKKDIKKLQRTINNYESMIQFRSVYNWYIKTYLKTKLFKKFNEAKIFFKNSKLFKFKTVIKDKPETIIQDWFKIRKYLKWIKQIYRLQKRLYKYNIEDLIVISSINKFNTFKSFDKVQARFKSFNDSRNDSNVTWDELENMYKRVVANIKKTANNFSQTEKNELTEFIAKVNRGISSPQLLTSEYNVLIKKLYNVFVGNPEILSNFIDFEKDKFDYIIFDESSQIFFEKALPYISCLTQDAKGRVTGKVIIAGDDQQMQPTNWFNSRDDSDDEYSKQEVKSLLDWASSMAIQKIFLEMNYRSNSSELILFSSKEFYESKLKGLDKYGYTEKHCFEVVNVNGKWKDNINAEEARKVVELASENIHKYDSMIILAFNKKQQNYIREIIAGQHPELYSQLEDKILLRNLENIQGDEADLVIVSVGYTKDSTLSSTYIGTKGGRNALNVAITRAKDKMIVVKSIYESDILVDNTGSTNLYTFKKWLKFLDLSSAEQKSYTSLNNKLIQHVSPNFKNTIINWLKTIRFDKNVEFISDYRVGSYTIDIAIIDTATRKLLIGLALDDTSCYIEVEDVLKLKLKDDFIKSKEYPIYTISNFRFREDANAIQKYLLTIVNQ, encoded by the coding sequence ATGTTGAAGTTAAATAAAAAAGATAATAAGATGCCAATAAACACAGAAAAATACAATTCATTATTGAATAATTTACTAGATATAAAATCACATGGTGATAATGCAATTTTTTATCACTTATCAAAAATTAACCAAGATTTATTAAAGATTGTTAAGAAAGAACATATTCAAACGATTTTTAACAATGCTGAATTTAATATCGAAATAACTTCAATGTTTAATGATTCACAAATCAGCAGAATTAATGAACTTAAAAATTATGAAGAATTTACAAAATGAGCAGAAGAATGTGGTTATAAACCAAGTAAAAAAATTGATGAAGATCTAAAAAAATCATTTAAGAAAAATTTAGCACCAGTAGCTGAAAAATTGACTAACGCTCACAATAATTTGATTAAAGAGTGAAAATTAAATGACAACAAAATTCAAGAAATTTATACAGAAGTAGGAGTTTGACCTTTATACATAGGAACATTCTTTATTGGTTATGCCAAAAATGATCAATATTGTTATGCTCCGCTTGTTCTTAAAGAAGTTAATATCAAAATTAACAAAGGTAAGATTTACTTAGTTAATAGAAGCAGCGACATTTTACTAAATGAAAAGATGCTTTTTGCTATTAGTAAAATGTTGAATAAAAAAATTGATGTTTCAGATATCAAATTAAGCGACATGTCTATTAAAAATGCTGTTATTGAACTTAGAAAACATTTAACAGAATTTGTCTTAGATGATTTGATAAAGGAAGAAGATTTACTATTACCATTTAAGGAAAACGATAAGGAAAGTTTAAGTAACAAGTTTGTAAGTCCTACAGTTACAAAGGGTATTGTACTTTCAGTTTGCCATCCTCAAGGAACAAAACTTCGTTCAGCATTAGAAAAGTTAATTTATGATGGGAAGATAGACAATCTTGTAGAATCAGATATTTTAACAAACAAAGAAAGTGTTGTTGAAAAGGACATTATTGAAAAAGCTAAATTGATTCGTGTTGCAAAAACTGACTTTTCACAGGAAAAAGCAATTCAAATGTCATTGAACGATTCAGTTATTATTGCAGGTCCTCCAGGTACAGGTAAATCTCAAACTATAGCAAATATTATTGTTAATATCTTAAATAATGACAAAAAAGCTTTATTTATTTCACAAAAGAAATCAGCATTAGATGTTGTTCTAAAAAGAATGGGTAAATATTCTGATTTAGTATTCCAATTTAATGAATCAAATAGAGCTAATAAGTTTGAAAAAGAATTTTTCTACAAACCAATTATGAGACTTTGAAGAGAAGTTCAAGATAGTAATGAAAATGAAAAACTAGTAAAAAGTCATGAAAAATTCATTTTTGATGAAGAACTTGACTATTTTGAAGCTAAAAATGCTCTAGGCCAATTTACCGAAAGAGAACTTGATGCATATTTCAGAATTAAAAAAGTTGATACGTTAAACGAAGATAAAAAAGATATCAAAAAACTTCAAAGAACAATTAATAACTATGAATCAATGATTCAATTTAGAAGTGTTTATAATTGATATATCAAGACATATCTAAAAACAAAATTATTCAAGAAATTCAATGAAGCTAAAATATTCTTTAAAAATAGTAAATTATTTAAATTTAAAACTGTTATCAAAGATAAACCCGAAACAATTATTCAAGATTGATTCAAAATTAGAAAATACTTAAAATGAATCAAACAAATTTACAGATTACAAAAAAGATTGTACAAATATAACATTGAAGATTTAATTGTTATTTCTTCAATTAATAAATTTAATACCTTTAAATCATTTGATAAAGTTCAAGCTAGATTCAAATCATTTAATGATTCAAGAAATGATTCAAATGTCACATGAGATGAACTTGAAAATATGTATAAGAGAGTAGTTGCAAACATTAAAAAAACCGCTAATAATTTCTCACAAACTGAAAAAAATGAATTAACAGAATTCATTGCAAAAGTAAATAGAGGTATTAGCTCTCCACAGTTATTAACAAGTGAATATAATGTTTTAATTAAGAAACTATACAACGTTTTTGTTGGTAACCCTGAAATATTATCAAACTTTATTGATTTTGAGAAAGATAAATTTGATTACATTATTTTTGATGAATCCTCACAAATTTTCTTTGAAAAAGCATTACCATATATCTCATGCTTAACACAAGATGCAAAAGGTAGAGTGACAGGTAAGGTTATCATCGCTGGTGATGATCAACAAATGCAGCCAACTAATTGATTTAACTCTAGAGATGACTCGGATGATGAATATTCAAAACAAGAAGTAAAGTCTCTTTTAGATTGAGCTAGTTCGATGGCTATACAAAAAATATTCTTAGAAATGAATTATAGAAGTAATTCAAGTGAATTAATTCTATTCAGCTCTAAAGAATTCTATGAATCTAAACTTAAAGGTTTAGATAAATATGGTTACACAGAAAAACACTGTTTTGAAGTAGTGAATGTAAACGGTAAATGAAAAGATAATATAAATGCTGAAGAAGCCAGAAAAGTTGTTGAATTAGCATCAGAAAATATTCATAAATATGATTCAATGATTATTTTGGCTTTCAATAAAAAACAACAAAATTATATTAGAGAAATTATCGCAGGACAACACCCAGAACTTTATAGTCAACTAGAAGATAAAATATTGCTTAGAAACTTAGAAAATATTCAAGGTGATGAAGCGGATTTAGTAATAGTAAGTGTTGGATATACAAAAGATTCAACATTAAGCAGCACTTACATTGGTACAAAAGGTGGAAGAAATGCATTGAATGTTGCTATTACACGTGCTAAAGATAAAATGATTGTTGTTAAATCGATTTATGAGTCGGATATTTTAGTAGATAATACAGGTTCAACTAACCTTTATACATTTAAAAAATGACTTAAATTCCTTGATCTTAGTTCAGCTGAGCAAAAATCGTACACAAGTCTAAATAATAAATTAATTCAACATGTTTCTCCTAATTTTAAAAATACAATTATAAATTGACTCAAAACAATTCGTTTCGATAAAAATGTTGAATTTATATCAGATTATAGAGTTGGTTCATATACAATTGATATTGCTATTATCGATACTGCAACACGTAAGTTGCTAATTGGGTTAGCTCTAGATGACACAAGTTGTTACATCGAAGTTGAAGATGTCTTAAAACTTAAACTTAAAGATGATTTTATCAAATCTAAAGAATACCCCATCTATACAATTAGTAATTTTAGATTCAGAGAAGATGCAAATGCAATTCAAAAATATTTATTGACAATTGTAAATCAATAA
- the pfkA gene encoding 6-phosphofructokinase, with protein MRKIAILTSGGDAPGMNSAIRAIVKSARNNGIEPYIVYEGFKGLYHNNIVKANKIDLDFYNSIGGTCIYSARFPEFKDPQVRETAIKNLKENDIDALVVIGGDGSYMGAQLLHESGIKTIGLPGTIDNDIASSDFTIGYDTALNTVVESIDKIRDTANSHKRIMIVEVMGNQCGDLALWSGLATGAEIISTSSYTLPVEEIVERANELVQDKERRSVMIVVSEKRYDIADLSKKIEERTGWTTRANSLAHTQRGGKPTAQERILSSLLGMKAVSYLISGKSGIALGILHNDIVATPILEALKMKSSSKEKEKERAIAFAKLNSAK; from the coding sequence ATGAGAAAAATAGCTATTTTAACTTCTGGTGGTGATGCACCTGGAATGAATAGTGCAATTAGAGCAATTGTTAAGTCAGCCAGAAATAACGGAATTGAACCTTACATTGTTTATGAAGGATTTAAAGGTCTTTACCACAATAATATTGTGAAAGCAAATAAAATTGATTTAGATTTTTATAATTCAATCGGTGGTACATGTATTTACTCAGCAAGATTCCCAGAATTTAAAGATCCTCAAGTAAGAGAAACAGCAATAAAAAATCTTAAAGAAAATGATATTGATGCTCTTGTAGTTATTGGTGGTGATGGAAGTTACATGGGTGCTCAATTATTACATGAATCTGGAATTAAAACCATTGGTTTACCTGGTACTATTGATAATGACATTGCTTCAAGTGATTTCACTATTGGTTATGATACAGCCTTAAATACTGTTGTTGAATCAATCGATAAAATTAGAGATACAGCAAATTCACACAAAAGAATCATGATTGTTGAAGTTATGGGAAATCAATGTGGTGATTTAGCACTTTGAAGTGGTTTAGCAACTGGTGCTGAAATTATTTCAACAAGTTCATATACACTTCCTGTAGAAGAAATTGTAGAAAGAGCTAATGAATTAGTTCAAGATAAAGAACGTCGTTCAGTAATGATTGTTGTTAGTGAAAAAAGATACGATATTGCTGACTTATCTAAAAAAATTGAAGAGAGAACAGGTTGAACAACAAGAGCAAACTCTCTTGCTCACACACAAAGAGGTGGAAAACCAACAGCACAAGAAAGAATTCTTTCTTCACTTTTAGGAATGAAAGCTGTTTCATACTTAATTAGCGGAAAGAGTGGTATTGCATTAGGAATTTTACATAATGATATTGTTGCAACACCTATTTTAGAAGCATTAAAGATGAAATCATCATCTAAAGAAAAAGAAAAAGAAAGAGCTATAGCATTTGCTAAATTAAACTCAGCTAAATAA
- a CDS encoding IS30 family transposase, with protein MRIHQRPEEANNRTTEGHYELDTVIGKREDKYCLVTVLDRKSRKLYSVRSLKTSLAVKKSLIKIIENNKLRIKTLTIDNGSENVLLHEVINQNNLYKCDAYCSYQKGSIENIHRHIRRYIAKGISMDKFSDEQIQIMINRINEYLSLISK; from the coding sequence ATCCGAATTCATCAAAGACCTGAGGAAGCTAACAACAGAACAACTGAAGGACATTATGAACTTGATACAGTTATTGGTAAACGTGAGGACAAGTATTGTTTAGTTACTGTTTTAGATAGAAAATCTAGAAAACTTTATTCAGTTAGATCACTAAAGACTTCTCTAGCAGTAAAGAAATCGCTAATTAAAATTATCGAAAATAACAAATTGAGAATCAAAACTTTAACGATTGACAATGGCTCCGAGAACGTGTTGTTGCACGAGGTTATTAATCAAAACAATTTATACAAATGTGACGCATACTGCTCATATCAAAAAGGTTCTATTGAGAACATTCACAGACATATCAGAAGATATATTGCTAAAGGAATTTCTATGGATAAATTTTCCGATGAACAAATTCAAATAATGATCAATAGAATTAACGAATATTTATCACTTATCTCAAAATAA
- a CDS encoding heat-inducible transcriptional repressor HrcA produces the protein MEKLKTQHEEILKHTIEIYIENSQPVSSNLILDRGYVDFSSAKVRYLMNELEQLGYLEKAHVSSGRIPTIKGLDYYAKYLSLTDEDKMIKRLKQLFNKRNINIDKTVEDAAQIISESTGLTLVTGSDNSRALLKTIQFVPISNNSATIVLVISTGEVFSKFITLDTTKHLMDDLRIAVRLFNERLIDSPIYELPQRTYALKDILAQAVKNYEELIQSFVTDIFMIKTDFKNNIYGKQNIILSDSISRVDLNEMLNVIENHSIWEFIEKESESDEKLKISVSRQGTYISKRIDCESPIREVSVVGSTVSDFTQMRAVIHILEELLRKRNGDK, from the coding sequence ATGGAAAAATTAAAAACTCAACATGAAGAAATTTTAAAACATACTATAGAAATATATATTGAAAATTCTCAGCCTGTTAGTTCTAATTTAATTTTAGACAGAGGATATGTTGATTTTTCAAGTGCAAAGGTTAGATATTTAATGAATGAGCTGGAGCAACTTGGATATTTAGAAAAAGCTCATGTAAGTTCAGGAAGAATTCCAACAATTAAAGGACTTGATTACTATGCTAAATATCTATCTTTAACAGACGAAGATAAAATGATCAAAAGACTAAAGCAACTTTTTAACAAAAGAAATATAAATATAGATAAAACTGTTGAAGATGCTGCACAAATAATAAGTGAATCAACTGGTTTAACGCTAGTTACTGGTTCTGATAATTCAAGAGCTTTACTTAAAACAATTCAATTTGTTCCTATTAGTAATAATAGCGCAACTATAGTACTTGTTATTTCAACTGGTGAAGTATTTTCCAAATTTATAACATTAGATACAACTAAGCATTTAATGGATGATTTAAGAATTGCAGTTAGATTATTTAATGAGCGTTTGATAGACTCACCAATTTACGAATTACCTCAAAGAACATATGCACTTAAGGATATTTTAGCTCAAGCAGTTAAAAATTATGAGGAATTAATTCAAAGCTTTGTTACTGATATTTTTATGATTAAAACTGATTTTAAAAATAATATATATGGTAAGCAAAACATTATTTTAAGTGATAGTATTTCAAGGGTTGATTTAAATGAGATGCTAAATGTTATTGAAAATCATTCTATTTGAGAATTTATTGAAAAAGAATCTGAGTCTGATGAAAAACTTAAAATTTCGGTTTCACGTCAAGGTACATACATATCTAAAAGAATAGATTGTGAAAGTCCTATCCGTGAAGTTAGTGTTGTTGGTTCAACTGTAAGCGACTTTACTCAAATGAGAGCAGTAATACATATATTGGAAGAATTATTGCGTAAAAGAAATGGAGATAAATAA